The genomic stretch TCGAGTATATCTTTCTTCTCGAGGCCCACAGTTTAATGAATCGCAGTGTTGTTCTAAAGTTTCCTTTTTTAGGCACTGAGTCCAGTATAAAGCTTGCTACTCTGCATCCGTTGATGCTTCGTACGTTTGAGTCGCTCATGTTTCTTAAGATTTTGTTGTCCAGAAGGTTGATGTTCGGGTCCACTGTCGGCTCGTCCAGGTTGGAGAACAGTATATCGATACTGATATCATGATAGTACAGTTTGATCACTGGTGTGTATGCGTCTGGCACTGATTGTAGCTTTGTTATTCCTTCCACCTTTGTCAGGGTGTTGTAGAAATCGGAGAAGAAGGCTTCGCGCGTGATGCCCCTTGGGCACAGGCAGGCGACGTCGATATCGCTATCAGGCGCCACGATTCCCAATCTATATGACCCAAACGTTAAAAGTTTCGCTGTTACTGAATTTGCTTCTTGATCTGTCAGTcccatgtttattttaacttgCCTTCTCACGAATTGTTGAAGTAGGCGATTTAGGGATTCTAACACTTCTTCTCTGCGTTTTTTTCCCTCATCTGTTTCGTAAAGATTATATGATTTCAATAGTACTATTAGTTCTTGAGAAGCCTTTAAATCTTCTTTAGATGGGCCTTCCGTTGTAACCGGGGCCGTTATTCCATAACTCTTTATATCTACAGACTGCGTTGAAATAgacattttattatcatttattactatatattacaaCTATGTTAATTTGAGTATTTTTTGAATGTCACAATAGACAGATACAtcatttaattatacaactatattatagtaaataataaaatttttgtaatattCTCAAATATGAACTGACAATAagaatttatattgttataatattataaataatgtaatatcTGCCTTTAACACTGGTATAATTGGCAGTTGTCAGGTTCCAAGATGCCATCAGGTTAGAAGCAAATTATTTTCTTTCGTTGCcttattattgttttttagtttacacattacatcattttattttttgtacaattattccattttatttttaacaaaacGTTGCTTGTCTTTcctattttgttttttcttgtttttataaattattaaatttcgTTGTTAGGctacacatataaaataactcATTTTTAAAGATTTCTTTATATTAATTGACACCCGgatttttcaattttagaTCCTTAACTTATtgatttactattttttaaactttccTTACCATACCCTAATACTGTTCCCCTTCTTCTGAGATCATTTCATTATGATTAATTCTAAGAATAATTTGATCTCGAAGCCGGGTGAATATCGTCAATCCGTTTTAGACGCGCTTTTAAATCGCAATGTTTCTGAAAATTATTCAAGTGACAGATCTTCTGGGCCCCCGGATCCTTGTTCTGATTCCGAGAAGCTTTCATATCGCAATTCTCAGGCTTTATCACCTAATTCGACTGATTATGATGTAGTTGACAGTGGAAGCTGGTCGCCTCTGCCTCTCGGGACGAGGACTCCTACAAACATAGCCGAGCAGCTCCCAATTCTGCTTGCTAGGAAGTATTACTCGGCCCCCGCCTGCCTTCTCAGGTTTGTGAATTTAACATCTTCGATCAGATCTTCTTCTCCCCAACGCCGGGATTCTGACGTAAGTGTAATCGACAATGAGATGGACTTTACTGACGACTTCAATCTGGACCCTAATGACGATATCGGTAACTTTAAGTCTGACGAAGAAGTGCCCGAGATTCTTTCCGTTGGGGCCCTGAGCAACGGGTCACCTTTAGTGAACAACCCTCTTCATTGTTCTGATGATTCGGGCTACGTTGATGTGGACCCCGTTGACATAAACGTGGTTTTGCAGAGCGTGAACTCCAAGTATGGTTCTCACTTCGATAAGGGCTGTTCTCCTTTTTTCGACATGAAGGAGACTAATGGCGCTGAAGCCTCCAAGGTCAGGGTGGACGTCGGAACCAGTCCTTTGGTATTAGACAAATCGCATGGGACAGATGATTTCCCTTTCAACGGCAGCCTCGATTCTGATTCACACATGGTGCCTGAGGATACCAAGCTGGACTATTATGTCGACGGAGCTAAGACTCTTAACACCACTGATCCTGAGACTGAGTTTTTCAGTCCTGGCTTTGGATCTGAGAAGGAGCACGCTCCTAGTCCTGGGTTTTCGACCTTGAAGTCTGGCGACTTTTCCGTAAAGAAGTCTGAATTTTCTGCCGATAAGCAAATTCCTGTTTATTGCCGCAGTCTTCTTTACCGGATCCGCGTTCCTCTGTCCAAGCGCCTCAAGAACGTTGACGAGGACGTGCTCGTCAGGAGCATGGCTTCTCCCCTTCTTTCGGAATCTCGTGCCAACTTGAGCTGCGACCGTCTCTACTCCAGCAGGCCTCGGCTGTCGAACTCCGCCGACTCTTCCCGGTCATTCTTGCGGCTGAGTGACCTCGACTCCCATTCCGTGGAGTCCAGGGCTTACCTGAAGACTGCAAAGCCTCCTTCAGGATCCAACGACCCTGATAAACGCTGCAAACGTGGATACTCGGGCTCTCGCCACTTCGAAGGACCATCAAAACATTCGAAACGGTACAAGCGTGTCCGTTGAACTTATCttaattttgtgttttccATTTTCTATTTACGTAGTATCACAGTCTATAGGATATGTAAGATATATAAGAAGGCACATATGTTTGTATCGGATGCAGATATAAGGCTTATTAAGTGTGTGTGAGTGCTTTGCTGCCTCATGCTGCCAGTATTGGCTTGTGTGTGTTGAAGTACGGACGCAGCACCCACTCCGTCTCCAGGTCCCGCATGTCTACCGTTCCCAGTTCTATCTTGTATGGCTTCAGCTTGAACCTCGGCCCTATCTCCTTAAGTGCCACGTTCTTCTCCTCGGCTCCTGTCTTCGCCTCCGTCCAGACGTGGTGTCGGAATATGATTTTGTCCTTTTCGTTAACGAACGACAGCACTCTCGTTTCATTCGTGTTCGGTGGCGGGAACATGTACCTTATGATATCCTTGAACCTTTCCCCCAACTGACTCGTGAAGTTGTGGAACACCAGGTGCGGGTACGCCTGAATGCTTTGTGAACTGGGTTAGGCTTACTTGTGACATTGTCGGCAGCTTCTCCGGCAGGTCGTGCCTCAGTACTACTTCTGAAAGCTGAAAGTATGCCGTCGGCCCGTGTGGCAAGTGCGATATTATCATTGAATTTGGCTTTCCtgaaaaattattgtaaaCGTTGAAGCTCACCTCTAGTCTCGTATATCAGTACCATATCTGATACGTCCTTCGTTCTGCAGAActccaccaggtccttTAACACGTACGAACCTCTGTTCAGGCGTTCTGAATTTGGTATTATTAGGCACATTTCCTTTGCGAACTGCAATAATCTGCTCGAGGGGCTCCTCGACGTTGTTATGAGCACCTTCGGGTCCTTCAGTCCTACAATGTCCTTATTTACTTCTTTTCCACTTACCGCAAAATGCGTATTCGTCGTCCACGTGCGTCGATTCCTCTCTTCTCTTTATATCGAGCAGATCCAGTGACGATTGTACTGCTCCGCTCTGTGCTCTCAGTTCTGGAGGTATTGGTTTATCTGATTTC from Theileria orientalis strain Shintoku DNA, chromosome 1, complete genome encodes the following:
- a CDS encoding U3 small nucleolar ribonucleoprotein; protein product: MLRKTLRQRREYLFLKSRENKDKYSLKNARRLSEALKSDKPIPPELRAQSGAVQSSLDLLDIKRREESTHVDDEYAFCGLKDPKVLITTSRSPSSRLLQFAKEMCLIIPNSERLNRGSYVLKDLVEFCRTKDVSDMVLIYETRGKPNSMIISHLPHGPTAYFQLSEVVLRHDLPEKLPTMSQAYPHLVFHNFTSQLGERFKDIIRYMFPPPNTNETRVLSFVNEKDKIIFRHHVWTEAKTGAEEKNVALKEIGPRFKLKPYKIELGTVDMRDLETEWVLRPYFNTHKPILAA